A stretch of the Conger conger chromosome 3, fConCon1.1, whole genome shotgun sequence genome encodes the following:
- the pdzd11 gene encoding PDZ domain-containing protein 11 has protein sequence MDQKIPYDDYQLPVVFLPSYESPPAWIAPQDRIHHPDYNNELTQFLPRTIILKKPPGAQLGFNIRGGKASQLGIFISKVVPDSDAHRAGLQEGDQVLSVNDVDFQDIEHSRAVEILKTAREILMRVRFFPYNYQRQKERTVH, from the exons ATGGACCAAAAAATCCCGTATGATGACTACCAATTGCCGGTGGTCTTTCTTCCCTCTTATGAGAGTCCTCCGGCCTGGATCGCCCCACAAGAT cGAATCCACCACCCTGATTACAACAACGAGCTGACCCAGTTCTTGCCTCGCACCATTATTCTGAAGAAACCACCCGGGGCACAGCTAGGCTTCAACATCCGTGGGGGAAAGGCCTCTCAGCTGGGCATCTTCATCTCAAAG gTGGTTCCAGACTCCGATGCTCACAGGGCAGGGCTCCAGGAAGGGGACCAGGTGCTGTCAGTAAACGACGTGGACTTCCAGGACATTGAGCACTCCAGG GCTGTAGAGATTCTGAAGACAGCCAGAGAAATTCTGATGAGAGTTCGCTTCTTCCCTTACA ACTACCAGAGGCAAAAGGAGAGAACTGTCCACTAG